AGAGGTTTGAGCGGCTTGCGAGGCGTCTGTGGTGCTTGCATTGCTGTGTCTTTCCTTAGTTCTTGTATTGCAGAGAATCCGAATGAGCCAGCAGCCATTGCAGCACCAACTGTGGCTGGTTCAGATCCAGCACGGGCTGCAGAGGCGCTTGCGGCAGGTCATGGGCAGCGTCGGTGGCCACGGCCAGCACCCGAGGGTCATGCGGAAACAGAGGCTCCAGGCTTTTGCCTCTATTGAGCCTGTCCTGCTGCTGCCGCCAGACCTCTATCTTGGGCAACTCGCCATGCTTGAAGCCTTCAACCAGCACCCAGTCCACGCTGGGGTCCAGCTGCGCCAGCATATGGTGCACGCTCAGCGGTACAGGCTGCTCGTATTCGCGCATCAGCGCCAGGCGCCTATCGGAGGCGAGCAGCACTTCATAAGCGCCAGCCTTGCGATGACGCCAGCTGTCCTTGCCCTCTTGGTCCACATCAAAGTCATGGTGGGCATGCTTGATGACCGAGACCCTGAGGCCGCGCTGCTTCATCAGCATCACCAGCGCCTCGACCAGGCCGGTCTTGCCCGCGCCCGAATATCCGGCAAAGCCTATGACCTTCATCTTGATTTCAATATATTTTTGATAGCTACCAATGCTCTACGGGAAAGCGCAGAACACCAATTTTATTCAAAGAAAAAAAGCACCTGTCGCCAAGCCACAGGTGCTTTTCAAGCTTAGCGCCGCAGGACTTTATCTGCAGTTTGCGGCGATAAAGGCCTTGACCTTGTCCACGTCGGAAGCCATGACGACCACGCGCTTGGGCAGGTCTTCGATGCCGTTGAACTTGACGGGACGGTCGGGCTGGCGGCCCAGCGCCTCTTCGATCGTCGCGGCAAACTTGATGGGCAAAGCGGTTTCCAGCACCAGCATGGGCTCGGCGCCCAGATGCTCGCGCGCCACCTTCACACCGTCGGCGGTATGGGTGTCGATCATCTGATCAAAGCGCTCGAAGGTGTCCTTGATGGTGGCCAGTCGGTCGGCGTGGGTGCTCTTGCCGCTCACAAAACCGTACTTGCCGGCCGCATCCTTGAAGGCGGGGTCAGTGCTCAGATCGAACTTGCCCGCCTTGGCCACGCCTTCAGCGAACAGTTGCCTGGTGCGCACGCCGTCACGCCCAAC
This window of the Comamonas testosteroni genome carries:
- the mobB gene encoding molybdopterin-guanine dinucleotide biosynthesis protein B, which encodes MKVIGFAGYSGAGKTGLVEALVMLMKQRGLRVSVIKHAHHDFDVDQEGKDSWRHRKAGAYEVLLASDRRLALMREYEQPVPLSVHHMLAQLDPSVDWVLVEGFKHGELPKIEVWRQQQDRLNRGKSLEPLFPHDPRVLAVATDAAHDLPQAPLQPVLDLNQPQLVLQWLLAHSDSLQYKN